A stretch of Clostridia bacterium DNA encodes these proteins:
- a CDS encoding phage tail protein, with protein MATIGLDKLYYAKITEDLSGNETYGTPIQLAKAMKADLSVELAEATLYADDGPAEIVKEFKSGTLSLGIDDIGVTAAEDLTGATLDDNNVVVSGSEDGGSPVAVGFRAKKSNGKYRYFWLYRVVFGIPATNLATKGDSITFSTPTIEGTVVRRNKLDGNGKHPWKSEVNEDDASVPASVITGWYTQVYEPVFTVTP; from the coding sequence ATGGCGACTATCGGATTAGATAAACTGTATTACGCCAAAATCACAGAGGACTTGAGCGGCAATGAAACCTATGGCACGCCCATCCAGCTTGCAAAAGCGATGAAGGCAGACTTGTCCGTAGAGCTCGCTGAAGCAACTCTGTATGCCGATGATGGCCCTGCTGAAATCGTGAAGGAATTCAAGAGCGGGACCCTTTCCCTTGGCATTGATGATATCGGCGTGACAGCAGCTGAGGACCTGACCGGAGCAACGCTTGACGATAATAACGTCGTTGTGTCCGGCAGTGAAGATGGCGGTTCACCTGTGGCCGTTGGCTTCAGAGCTAAGAAGTCAAACGGTAAATATCGATACTTCTGGCTTTACCGTGTGGTATTCGGCATCCCGGCTACCAACCTCGCCACCAAGGGCGACAGCATTACCTTCTCCACTCCGACTATCGAAGGAACTGTGGTGCGAAGAAATAAGCTTGATGGCAACGGAAAGCATCCGTGGAAATCGGAAGTCAATGAGGACGATGCGAGCGTTCCAGCTTCAGTGATTACCGGCTGGTACACGCAGGTTTATGAGCCTGTTTTCACCGTCACACCGTAA
- a CDS encoding HK97 gp10 family phage protein — MAKTTFKMPEDFLMKLSRLGEKTDEIIPRVLKAGGEVVEAKVKSNLQSVIGNGTKEDSRSTGELVSALGVSSARQDRDGNFNVKVGFSEPRRDGKSNAMVAGVLEYGKHGQPPKPFLKPAKTASKNACVDAMIRVFEEEVEKI, encoded by the coding sequence GTGGCTAAAACAACATTTAAAATGCCGGAGGACTTCCTGATGAAGCTCTCAAGGCTTGGCGAGAAAACAGATGAGATTATTCCCCGCGTACTGAAAGCAGGCGGCGAGGTTGTAGAGGCTAAAGTAAAAAGCAACCTACAGAGTGTTATTGGAAATGGTACGAAGGAAGATAGCAGATCCACTGGTGAGCTCGTTTCAGCCCTTGGAGTCTCCTCTGCCAGACAAGACCGGGACGGTAATTTCAACGTTAAGGTCGGCTTTTCCGAACCTCGCAGGGATGGCAAAAGCAACGCTATGGTTGCAGGGGTTTTGGAGTATGGCAAACATGGACAGCCGCCTAAACCTTTTCTGAAGCCCGCGAAAACGGCAAGTAAAAATGCCTGTGTGGATGCGATGATCAGGGTATTTGAGGAGGAGGTTGAGAAAATATGA
- a CDS encoding head-tail adaptor protein, with translation MSYGKMNTFIDIIEKVTMKDAEGFRTEVDNIIASVKAYREGRHGNEKWANRASFSEATDLFRFRRIPGVTITTAMIVVNKEGRFEITSVEDVKGRGMYLEVLAKEVKPSG, from the coding sequence ATGAGCTATGGAAAGATGAACACCTTCATTGACATCATTGAAAAAGTGACCATGAAAGATGCTGAGGGTTTCCGGACGGAAGTTGACAACATCATTGCCTCTGTCAAAGCGTATCGGGAGGGTCGGCACGGCAATGAGAAATGGGCAAACAGAGCCAGCTTCTCTGAAGCCACCGACCTTTTCCGTTTTCGCCGCATACCCGGTGTGACCATTACGACTGCGATGATTGTGGTGAACAAAGAGGGTCGCTTTGAAATTACCTCGGTGGAAGATGTCAAAGGGCGCGGCATGTATCTTGAGGTTCTTGCCAAGGAGGTGAAACCCAGTGGCTAA
- a CDS encoding phage gp6-like head-tail connector protein: protein MTLLEKVKANLILEHSADDGLLQMYITAAVRYAESYQHLPENTYTASLMPPTTEQAVIMLSSHFYESRDGSTGGFFADNVQAGQQVWNTVNLLLRLDRDWKV, encoded by the coding sequence ATGACACTGCTTGAAAAAGTTAAGGCAAACCTCATTCTTGAGCACTCGGCAGATGATGGACTTTTGCAGATGTACATCACCGCTGCCGTCAGGTACGCCGAGAGCTATCAGCATCTACCCGAAAACACCTATACAGCCAGCTTAATGCCGCCCACCACCGAACAAGCCGTTATCATGCTGTCGTCCCACTTCTATGAATCAAGGGACGGCAGCACAGGCGGCTTTTTTGCGGACAACGTCCAGGCTGGACAGCAGGTTTGGAATACGGTCAACCTCTTACTTCGGCTGGACCGGGATTGGAAGGTGTGA
- a CDS encoding phage major capsid protein translates to MNKILELREKRAKAWETAKAFLDTKRGADGIVSAEDTAVYDKMEADVVALGHEIDRLEKQEALDRELSKPLNTPLTGRPTLPGMETRSGRASDEYKKAFWNAMRTRAGEGLDPVIRNALQIGTDTEGGYLVPDEFERTLVDTLEDENIFRRLANVITTSSGDRKIPVVASKGTASWIDEEGAIPESDDSFGQVSIGAYKLGTMIKVSEELLNDSVFNLETYIAKEFARRIGNKEEDTFFTGDGSGKPTGILAATGGAQLGVTTASAAAITIDEILDLFYSLKAPYRNKAVFVMNDATVKAIRKLKDGQGQYLWQPSLQAGTPDTILNRPLYTSAYVPAIAASAKTIAFGDFGYYWVADRQGRVFKRLNELYAATGQVGFVATQRVDGKLILPEAIKVLQQKA, encoded by the coding sequence ATGAACAAAATTCTTGAATTGCGTGAGAAACGCGCAAAGGCATGGGAAACAGCTAAGGCTTTTCTCGACACTAAACGTGGTGCGGACGGCATCGTTTCAGCTGAGGATACCGCCGTTTACGACAAGATGGAGGCGGATGTTGTCGCACTCGGTCATGAAATCGATCGTCTTGAAAAGCAGGAAGCCCTCGACCGCGAGCTTTCAAAGCCCCTGAACACACCACTTACGGGCAGACCTACTCTTCCGGGCATGGAGACAAGAAGCGGCAGAGCTTCCGACGAGTACAAAAAAGCGTTCTGGAACGCGATGCGCACCCGCGCTGGCGAAGGACTTGATCCTGTTATCAGAAATGCACTTCAGATTGGCACCGACACTGAAGGCGGCTACCTAGTGCCGGATGAATTTGAGCGTACCCTTGTAGATACCCTCGAGGACGAGAACATTTTCAGAAGGCTGGCCAACGTCATTACCACTTCTTCGGGCGATCGCAAAATCCCAGTCGTAGCATCTAAGGGTACCGCCTCCTGGATCGATGAGGAAGGTGCAATTCCTGAAAGTGATGACAGCTTTGGACAGGTATCCATTGGGGCCTATAAGCTTGGTACCATGATCAAGGTTTCCGAGGAGCTGCTTAACGACAGCGTATTCAACCTCGAAACCTACATCGCTAAAGAATTCGCCAGACGAATCGGAAACAAGGAAGAAGATACATTCTTCACTGGCGATGGCTCCGGGAAACCTACGGGCATTCTTGCAGCTACCGGTGGTGCACAGCTTGGCGTGACCACTGCGAGCGCTGCTGCCATCACCATCGATGAGATTCTTGACCTGTTTTACTCCCTTAAGGCACCGTACCGAAACAAAGCGGTGTTCGTCATGAATGATGCCACGGTTAAGGCGATCCGCAAGCTGAAGGACGGTCAGGGTCAATACCTCTGGCAGCCTTCACTGCAGGCCGGTACGCCGGATACCATTCTGAACAGACCACTGTACACCTCAGCCTATGTTCCTGCAATTGCTGCTTCTGCAAAGACGATTGCGTTCGGTGATTTCGGTTACTACTGGGTTGCCGATCGTCAGGGCCGTGTTTTCAAGAGACTAAATGAACTCTATGCAGCAACCGGTCAGGTAGGCTTTGTCGCAACTCAGCGAGTTGATGGAAAACTGATTCTGCCGGAGGCTATCAAGGTGCTCCAGCAGAAGGCTTAA
- a CDS encoding Clp protease ClpP: MKKFWNWARDDNSGVRTLYLDGVIAEESWFDDDVTPKAFKAELTAGEGDIVIWLNSPGGDCIAASQIYTMLMDYKGKVTVKIDGIAASAASVIAMAGTTVLMAPTALMMVHNPLTVAIGDSEEMQKAIAMLSEVKESIINAYEIKTGQSRTKLSHLMDAETWLNAKKAIELGFADGILDDEKKRLQTEDFTYAFSRRAVTNSLLDKVKPKLPKQQTGTPIESLEKRLSLIQHKF, encoded by the coding sequence ATGAAGAAATTCTGGAACTGGGCACGGGATGATAATTCCGGTGTCCGAACACTCTACCTTGACGGCGTGATTGCTGAAGAGTCATGGTTCGATGATGATGTCACCCCTAAGGCATTTAAAGCAGAGCTTACTGCCGGTGAGGGTGACATTGTTATTTGGCTCAACTCTCCCGGCGGAGACTGCATTGCTGCAAGTCAGATCTATACCATGCTCATGGATTACAAAGGCAAGGTCACCGTGAAAATTGATGGTATCGCAGCATCTGCCGCTTCGGTAATCGCAATGGCTGGAACAACCGTGCTGATGGCACCGACTGCCCTCATGATGGTGCATAACCCGCTGACAGTAGCAATCGGCGACAGCGAGGAAATGCAAAAGGCCATCGCCATGCTCTCGGAGGTTAAAGAAAGTATCATCAACGCCTACGAGATCAAAACAGGACAGTCACGGACAAAACTGTCCCACCTAATGGACGCTGAAACCTGGCTCAATGCGAAGAAGGCCATCGAGCTTGGTTTTGCAGACGGCATTCTGGACGACGAAAAGAAACGACTACAGACTGAGGACTTTACCTATGCCTTTAGTCGCAGGGCCGTTACCAACTCTCTGCTGGACAAGGTAAAGCCCAAGTTGCCCAAACAACAAACAGGTACACCGATTGAGTCGCTGGAGAAGCGGCTCTCTTTAATTCAACACAAATTTTGA
- a CDS encoding phage portal protein has translation MGILQGIFKARDKPQDALGGSRYSFFFGNTSAGKPVNEQTAMQMTAVYSCVRILSETLAGLPLHIYQYNDSGGKEKHLKHPLYKLLHDEPNPEMTSFAFRETLMSHLLLWGNAYAQIIRNARGEVVALYPLMPNKMTVDRDSNGRLFYLYQRSNEDTASLGKDSQIYLAPSDVLHIPGLGFDGLVGYSPIAMAKNAVGLAIATEEYGAKFFANGAAPGGVLEHPGTIKDPLKIKESWNAAYQGSGNSHRVAVLEEGMKYQPIGISPEQAQFLETRKFQINEIARIFRVPPHMLADLEKSSFSNIEQQSLEFVKYTLDPWVVRWEQSMCRALLMESEKSKLFIKFNVDGLLRGDYVSRMNGYATARQNGWMSANDIRELENLDRIPAELGGDLYLINGAMTKLQDAGAFAKIKETEETE, from the coding sequence ATGGGAATACTTCAAGGAATATTCAAGGCGCGTGACAAGCCTCAAGATGCCCTCGGCGGCAGCCGCTACAGCTTCTTTTTCGGAAACACCAGCGCGGGCAAGCCTGTCAACGAGCAGACGGCCATGCAAATGACAGCAGTGTACAGCTGCGTGAGGATATTATCTGAAACACTGGCGGGGCTTCCGCTCCATATCTATCAATACAACGATTCCGGCGGCAAGGAAAAACACCTCAAACACCCACTGTATAAACTGCTTCATGACGAGCCGAATCCTGAGATGACTTCCTTTGCGTTTAGAGAAACGCTGATGAGTCATCTTTTGTTATGGGGGAACGCCTACGCGCAGATCATACGAAATGCTCGCGGTGAGGTCGTTGCACTATATCCGCTGATGCCAAACAAAATGACAGTCGACCGAGATTCAAACGGTCGGCTTTTCTATTTGTACCAGCGCAGTAACGAGGACACTGCCTCCCTTGGCAAAGACAGCCAAATCTACCTGGCTCCTTCCGATGTGCTGCATATTCCGGGACTAGGTTTTGACGGTCTGGTTGGCTACTCTCCCATTGCGATGGCGAAGAATGCCGTAGGATTGGCCATTGCCACAGAGGAATATGGTGCGAAATTCTTCGCTAACGGAGCTGCTCCGGGCGGCGTGCTGGAACACCCTGGCACCATCAAGGACCCGTTGAAGATTAAGGAGTCCTGGAACGCAGCCTATCAAGGCAGCGGAAACTCACACCGAGTGGCCGTTCTCGAGGAAGGCATGAAGTATCAGCCCATCGGGATTTCACCGGAACAGGCACAGTTTCTGGAGACGAGGAAGTTCCAGATCAATGAGATCGCCCGAATTTTTAGGGTGCCGCCTCACATGCTGGCCGACCTTGAGAAATCGTCCTTTTCCAACATCGAACAGCAATCACTCGAGTTTGTGAAATACACCTTGGACCCTTGGGTAGTGCGCTGGGAACAGTCCATGTGCCGAGCCCTACTCATGGAGAGCGAAAAGTCGAAGCTGTTCATTAAGTTCAATGTGGATGGATTACTACGCGGCGACTATGTGAGCCGAATGAACGGTTACGCCACCGCACGTCAGAACGGCTGGATGAGTGCCAACGATATCCGCGAGCTTGAAAACCTGGACCGCATCCCGGCAGAGCTTGGTGGCGACCTCTACCTTATAAACGGCGCGATGACCAAACTGCAGGACGCTGGCGCGTTCGCAAAAATAAAAGAAACGGAGGAAACCGAATGA
- a CDS encoding terminase large subunit, giving the protein MRKLKKYKPTRFKASDSIYDKALADYAVSFIEALSHTKGTWAGKPFELIDWQEQIIRDIFGTIKPNGYRQFNTAYVEIPKKMGKSELAAAVALLLTCGDNEERAEVYGCAADRNQASIVFNVAADMVRMCPALAKRVKILDSMKRLVYLPTGSTYQVLSADVGNKHGFNTHGVVFDELHTQPNRKLYDVMTKGSGDARMQPLYFLITTAGDNQNSICWEVHQKALDIIDGRKNDPTFYPVIYGAAQEDDWTDPKVWKKANPSLGITVGLDKVKAAFESARQNPAEENSFRQLRLNQWVKQAVRWMSMDKWDACAFVVDPEALRGRICYGGLDLSSSTDITAFVLVFPPLDEDDKYVVLPFFWIPEDNIDLRVRRDHVNYDVWKKQGYLLTTEGNVVHYGFIESFIEELGTKYNIREIAFDRWGAVQMVQNLEGMGFTVVPFGQGFKDMSPPTKELMKLTLEQRLAHGGHPVLRWMMDNIYIRTDPAGNIKADKEKSTEKIDGAVATIMALDRAIRCGNESGASVYDDRGLLVF; this is encoded by the coding sequence ATCAGAAAATTGAAGAAATATAAACCCACCCGATTTAAAGCATCGGATTCAATCTATGACAAGGCTCTGGCCGATTACGCCGTGTCCTTTATTGAAGCGCTCTCCCACACCAAGGGCACTTGGGCCGGTAAGCCTTTTGAGCTTATTGACTGGCAGGAGCAGATTATTCGAGACATCTTTGGCACCATCAAGCCCAACGGCTATCGGCAGTTCAACACTGCGTATGTTGAAATTCCAAAGAAGATGGGTAAATCAGAGCTCGCCGCTGCTGTTGCGCTTCTACTGACCTGTGGTGACAATGAGGAACGCGCCGAGGTCTATGGCTGCGCTGCCGATCGTAATCAGGCCTCAATCGTCTTTAACGTTGCGGCTGATATGGTGCGGATGTGCCCAGCGCTCGCAAAACGAGTCAAAATTCTCGATTCCATGAAACGTCTTGTTTATTTACCAACCGGGAGTACTTATCAAGTGCTGTCTGCCGATGTCGGCAACAAGCACGGTTTCAATACCCACGGCGTGGTATTTGATGAGCTTCATACCCAACCAAACCGAAAGCTCTATGACGTTATGACTAAAGGCAGCGGTGATGCGAGAATGCAGCCGCTTTATTTTTTGATCACAACCGCAGGAGACAACCAGAACAGCATCTGCTGGGAGGTTCATCAGAAGGCACTGGATATCATCGACGGCAGAAAAAACGACCCGACCTTCTATCCGGTCATATATGGTGCAGCACAAGAGGACGACTGGACAGATCCAAAGGTCTGGAAAAAAGCCAATCCATCCCTTGGGATTACCGTCGGCCTAGATAAGGTCAAGGCAGCCTTTGAGTCTGCCCGCCAGAATCCCGCTGAGGAGAACAGCTTCAGGCAGCTTCGCTTGAACCAATGGGTCAAACAGGCTGTACGCTGGATGTCGATGGACAAATGGGATGCCTGCGCTTTTGTAGTTGACCCAGAAGCCTTACGTGGGCGGATTTGCTATGGGGGTCTTGACCTTTCCTCCTCCACCGACATTACTGCTTTTGTTCTGGTATTCCCACCGCTGGATGAGGATGACAAGTATGTCGTGCTCCCGTTCTTCTGGATACCGGAGGACAACATCGATTTGCGTGTGCGGCGTGACCATGTGAATTATGATGTCTGGAAAAAGCAAGGCTACTTGTTAACCACCGAAGGCAATGTGGTCCACTATGGCTTCATTGAGAGCTTTATTGAGGAGCTGGGTACGAAATACAACATCCGCGAAATCGCCTTTGACCGCTGGGGTGCTGTGCAGATGGTCCAGAACCTTGAGGGTATGGGCTTTACAGTCGTTCCGTTTGGACAGGGCTTCAAGGATATGAGTCCGCCGACCAAGGAACTCATGAAGCTAACCTTAGAACAAAGGCTTGCCCACGGCGGTCATCCGGTCCTTCGCTGGATGATGGATAACATCTACATCCGTACCGATCCGGCAGGCAACATCAAAGCGGACAAAGAGAAATCCACCGAGAAAATCGACGGCGCAGTCGCCACCATTATGGCGCTTGATCGGGCGATTCGGTGTGGCAATGAAAGTGGCGCTTCGGTCTATGATGATCGTGGCCTGCTTGTTTTTTAG
- a CDS encoding DUF5049 domain-containing protein has translation MTDKVRKQILAIRDTGLTNMFDVVSVQRIANDMGFYELVVYLEENRKEYTHFILTGEA, from the coding sequence ATGACCGATAAGGTGCGAAAGCAGATCTTGGCCATACGCGACACCGGTCTGACGAATATGTTTGATGTAGTATCGGTGCAGCGCATCGCGAACGACATGGGCTTTTATGAGCTGGTCGTATACCTCGAAGAAAACCGCAAGGAATATACCCACTTCATCCTGACAGGCGAGGCGTAA
- a CDS encoding DUF4314 domain-containing protein, translated as MRFPNKDVVERIRRQFPVGCRVELLRMDDVQAPPIGTKGTVIGVDDTGSIMVSWDNGSGLNVVYGEDLCRRCDDDR; from the coding sequence ATGAGATTTCCGAATAAAGATGTGGTCGAGCGCATCCGCCGTCAATTTCCGGTCGGTTGCCGCGTGGAGCTTCTTCGCATGGATGATGTGCAGGCTCCGCCCATCGGCACCAAAGGCACCGTAATCGGAGTGGATGACACCGGCTCCATTATGGTTAGCTGGGACAACGGCAGCGGACTGAACGTGGTCTATGGCGAGGACCTTTGCAGGAGGTGCGACGATGACCGATAA
- a CDS encoding virulence protein: MEINYNVTGPDRKRLVQAIARILESDAKYLGVPSCAYQVDKFTISKDGILSFDDQTKSDEAEQLIERLCEMGFEAEIEESTDGLCIELPLKDTTDATIDNLRRMVDSKATLIKKALGADSLEIEVTEERIRFPWFDRIPEPEVISAASHFLGHLLDAAKSHKRVTAKEKETDNEKYAFRCFLLRLGFIGDEFKETRRTLLRNLTGSAAFRTGAKKGYSAEDLDAATDDPAVVEAVNALLNGKEATDDEISE; this comes from the coding sequence ATGGAAATCAACTACAACGTAACCGGACCCGACCGCAAGCGACTAGTACAGGCCATTGCGCGAATTCTCGAAAGCGACGCTAAGTACCTCGGCGTTCCATCCTGCGCTTATCAGGTGGACAAATTCACTATCAGCAAGGACGGCATCCTTTCCTTCGACGACCAGACTAAAAGCGACGAGGCTGAGCAGCTTATCGAGCGCCTTTGCGAGATGGGCTTTGAGGCTGAGATCGAGGAAAGCACAGATGGGCTTTGTATCGAACTTCCGCTGAAAGACACCACCGATGCGACGATTGACAACCTGCGCAGGATGGTGGACAGCAAAGCGACGCTCATTAAAAAAGCACTCGGTGCTGATAGCTTGGAAATTGAGGTCACCGAGGAGCGTATCCGCTTCCCTTGGTTCGATCGCATTCCAGAGCCTGAGGTCATCAGTGCAGCTTCTCATTTCCTTGGGCATCTGCTTGATGCAGCGAAGAGCCATAAGCGTGTGACTGCAAAGGAAAAAGAAACGGACAATGAGAAGTATGCCTTCCGCTGCTTCCTCCTTAGGCTCGGCTTCATTGGCGATGAATTCAAGGAAACGCGCCGGACGCTTCTTCGGAACCTGACCGGTAGCGCCGCATTTCGAACGGGAGCCAAGAAAGGCTACAGCGCAGAGGACCTGGACGCCGCTACCGACGACCCCGCTGTAGTAGAAGCGGTAAATGCCCTGCTGAATGGAAAGGAGGCAACTGATGATGAGATTTCCGAATAA
- a CDS encoding DNA modification methylase, with amino-acid sequence MLIEKKNTAELLPADYNPRKDLKPGDPEYDKLKRSIEQFGYVEPVIWNKVTGCIVGGHQRLKVLIDMGITEVECVVVEMDVEKEKALNIALNKISGEWDKEKLALLIADLQGADFDVSLTGFDPAELDDLFKDSIKDGIHDDDFDVDAELKEPPITKLGDLWTLGRHRLVCGDSTKKDTFDLLMAGVKANLVITDPPYNVNYEGSAGKIKNDNMGNDAFYHFLLDAFTNTEAVMADDASIYVFHADTEGLNFRRAFVDAGFYLSGCCIWKKQSLVLGRSPYQWQHEPVLFGWKKTGKHQWYTGRKETTIWEFDKPKKNGDHPTMKPVPLLAYPIMNSSMSNTLVLDPFGGSGSTLIACEQSDRSCFTIELDEKFCDVIVKRYIEQIGSADKVSVQRDGLLYSYAEVTTSEDSHA; translated from the coding sequence ATGCTGATTGAAAAAAAGAATACCGCTGAGCTTCTGCCTGCGGACTACAATCCCCGTAAGGACTTGAAGCCCGGTGATCCGGAATATGATAAGCTTAAGCGCTCAATTGAACAGTTCGGATACGTCGAGCCGGTCATCTGGAATAAGGTGACCGGCTGTATTGTAGGTGGGCACCAGCGTTTGAAGGTGCTCATCGACATGGGCATCACCGAAGTCGAGTGTGTAGTGGTCGAAATGGATGTCGAGAAGGAAAAGGCTCTCAACATCGCGCTGAATAAGATTTCCGGCGAATGGGATAAAGAGAAACTGGCTCTACTGATCGCCGATTTGCAGGGCGCAGACTTCGATGTATCGCTCACAGGCTTTGACCCCGCTGAACTTGACGATCTGTTTAAGGATAGTATCAAAGACGGCATTCACGATGATGATTTCGATGTTGATGCAGAGCTTAAGGAACCTCCGATCACCAAGCTCGGTGACCTCTGGACCCTTGGTCGGCACCGGCTGGTCTGTGGTGATAGCACTAAGAAAGACACCTTTGACTTGCTAATGGCAGGTGTCAAAGCCAATCTCGTGATCACCGACCCGCCCTACAACGTCAACTATGAAGGCAGCGCTGGGAAAATCAAGAACGACAACATGGGTAACGACGCCTTCTACCACTTTCTGCTCGATGCTTTTACAAACACCGAAGCGGTCATGGCGGATGACGCCAGCATCTATGTATTCCACGCCGACACCGAAGGGCTGAATTTCAGGAGAGCCTTTGTGGATGCCGGTTTTTATTTGTCCGGGTGCTGCATCTGGAAGAAACAGTCGCTGGTACTAGGACGCTCTCCATACCAATGGCAGCACGAGCCTGTCCTCTTCGGTTGGAAGAAAACCGGAAAGCATCAGTGGTACACCGGTCGTAAGGAAACCACTATCTGGGAATTCGATAAGCCTAAGAAAAATGGCGATCATCCAACTATGAAGCCGGTCCCGCTCTTGGCGTACCCGATTATGAACAGCAGCATGAGCAATACCCTGGTGCTCGATCCCTTTGGCGGCAGCGGTTCAACGCTCATCGCCTGCGAGCAGTCTGACCGATCCTGCTTCACCATCGAGCTTGATGAGAAGTTCTGCGACGTTATCGTCAAGCGGTACATCGAACAGATCGGCTCTGCTGACAAGGTTTCTGTCCAGCGCGATGGTCTGCTCTACTCCTATGCGGAAGTGACAACCAGCGAGGACAGCCATGCTTGA
- a CDS encoding methionine adenosyltransferase — MVKYITSESVCKGHPDKLCDLIADSILDACLRKDKSSRVACEVMATKGKIIVAGEITCSRKVDIRWVVRRVLEEVGYNPWKFIVFVFVHQQSKDIAGGVDQALESRAGDTSWYSMLGAGDQGTVYGYATDETLEKLPLPLVFAHGICQKLDSTMKNGVIKGIGPDGKAQVTVEYEDEKPKRIKTIIVSVQHRADKDLEILRSEIISQVLWPVFEKFPFDDSTEILINPSGRFVEGGPAADTGLTGRKIMVDSYGGLAAHGGGAFSGKDPTKVDRSGAYMARAIAKNIVRCGYAKRCQVAISYAIGKADPVAVEIDTFGTGTVPDEILRKAVLEVFNLRPAAIIETLSLRDPIYADTATYGHFSGTLSRWEWLDRYNELREAVKKYAD, encoded by the coding sequence ATGGTAAAATACATAACTTCTGAAAGTGTATGCAAGGGTCACCCAGATAAACTCTGCGACCTGATTGCCGACAGCATTCTTGATGCGTGTCTGCGCAAAGATAAATCTTCCCGCGTGGCCTGCGAGGTCATGGCGACAAAAGGTAAAATCATCGTAGCGGGCGAAATCACCTGCTCGAGAAAAGTAGACATCCGCTGGGTGGTCCGCAGAGTTCTTGAGGAGGTCGGCTACAACCCATGGAAATTCATCGTGTTTGTATTCGTCCACCAGCAAAGCAAGGATATCGCTGGTGGTGTGGATCAGGCTCTGGAATCCCGCGCGGGAGATACCTCTTGGTATTCCATGCTCGGCGCTGGCGACCAAGGCACTGTTTATGGTTATGCCACTGATGAGACGTTAGAAAAACTTCCGCTCCCTCTCGTATTTGCTCATGGCATTTGTCAAAAGCTCGATAGCACCATGAAAAATGGCGTCATCAAAGGCATTGGTCCTGATGGCAAAGCCCAGGTCACTGTCGAGTATGAAGATGAGAAGCCCAAGCGCATCAAAACGATTATTGTTTCTGTACAGCACCGCGCTGATAAGGATTTAGAGATTCTCCGCAGTGAGATCATCTCCCAAGTGCTGTGGCCGGTGTTCGAGAAGTTCCCATTTGACGATTCGACTGAAATCCTCATCAATCCCTCTGGCCGTTTTGTCGAGGGCGGACCTGCAGCTGACACCGGTTTGACCGGTCGAAAGATTATGGTAGATAGCTATGGCGGACTTGCTGCTCATGGCGGTGGTGCATTCTCCGGAAAAGACCCGACGAAGGTAGACCGCTCCGGTGCCTACATGGCAAGGGCCATCGCAAAGAACATCGTCCGTTGCGGCTATGCCAAACGCTGTCAGGTGGCCATCTCCTATGCTATCGGCAAGGCTGATCCTGTTGCGGTTGAAATTGATACCTTTGGTACAGGGACAGTCCCTGATGAAATTCTTCGCAAAGCGGTCCTCGAGGTTTTTAACCTGCGTCCAGCGGCGATCATCGAAACGCTGAGTTTGCGCGATCCCATATACGCAGATACAGCAACCTATGGCCATTTCAGTGGAACACTTTCTCGCTGGGAATGGCTGGACCGTTATAACGAACTACGAGAGGCGGTAAAGAAATATGCTGATTGA
- a CDS encoding P27 family phage terminase small subunit — MAKDGTNRGGARIGAGAKKKPLADKIAVGNPGGRKLTVMEFQDAADLKGLEMPEPNKMLEAIQKDGKTLVASEIYKSAWTWLNERGCAVLVAPQLLERYAMSVARWIQCEEAVTEYGFLAKHPTTGNAIQSPYVAMGQNYMNQTNRLWMEIFQIVKENCTGEYSGVNPQDDVMERLLTARKGK, encoded by the coding sequence TTGGCAAAAGACGGTACCAACCGTGGCGGTGCTCGTATCGGCGCGGGCGCAAAAAAGAAGCCCTTAGCCGACAAAATAGCCGTGGGCAATCCCGGCGGCAGAAAACTTACTGTGATGGAATTTCAAGATGCAGCAGATCTCAAAGGACTTGAAATGCCTGAACCAAACAAAATGCTCGAAGCCATACAAAAGGACGGCAAGACGCTCGTCGCAAGTGAGATTTACAAATCCGCTTGGACTTGGCTGAACGAACGCGGCTGTGCAGTGCTTGTCGCTCCGCAGCTTTTAGAGCGCTACGCCATGAGCGTGGCCAGATGGATTCAGTGTGAGGAAGCCGTCACTGAATACGGCTTTCTGGCAAAGCATCCCACTACAGGCAATGCAATTCAGAGCCCCTATGTGGCGATGGGTCAGAACTACATGAACCAAACAAACCGCCTATGGATGGAGATTTTTCAGATCGTAAAGGAAAACTGCACCGGCGAGTACAGCGGTGTGAATCCGCAAGATGATGTGATGGAGCGGCTCTTAACCGCCCGGAAAGGAAAATGA